A genomic segment from Neodiprion lecontei isolate iyNeoLeco1 chromosome 1, iyNeoLeco1.1, whole genome shotgun sequence encodes:
- the LOC107224985 gene encoding uncharacterized protein LOC107224985 isoform X2: protein MKIQRYGDPFDMEIMPCSRPVISSVVSKTPQRDEAFECYLKEDDSAMKLKNKLKEKEAARKAGQEVLMDLVLQHKRMKNEMESAKLELRKQQNIRHLTDNEVYDDEGRVLIPEIEQRLFNVVTNLEKNLSNIKCQVMQAEEELRQLVEDELDASFELECAFQTFCQKTYNQVVPKLEEDKSKDEATALEPIDATEQMRLQFVNLQKMMQRMIENKTAPKKEWHGYMKNQRK, encoded by the exons ATGAAGATTCAGAGATATGGGGATCCATTTGATATGGAGATTATGCCTTGTTCCAGGCCAGTGATATCATCAGTAGTTTCAAAA ACGCCGCAGAGAGATGAGGCATTCGAATGCTATCTCAAGGAAGATGACAGTGCAATGAAACTGAAGAATAAACTGAAGGAGAAGGAGGCGGCCAGAAAGGCTGGCCAAGAAGTACTGATGGACTTGGTTTTACAGCacaagcgaatgaaaaatgagatgGAAAGTGCGAAATTAGAGCTTCGTAAGCAGCAAAACATTCGGCACCTGACAGACAACGAAGTTTACGACGACGAAGGCAGAGTGCTTATTCCAGAGATAGAGCAACGTTTGTTCAATGTCGTGAcaaatctggaaaaaaatttgagcaaTATCAAATGTCAGGTTATGCAAGCCGAAGAGGAGTTACGGCAATTAGTCGAGGACGAACTTGATGCTAGTTTTGAGCTCGAGTGTGCGTTTCAAACCTTTTGTCAAAAGACTTATAACCAGGTAGTACCAAAATTAGAAGAAGATAAATCGAAAGACGAAGCTACTGCGCTGGAACCGATCGATGCTACCGAGCAAATGAGATTGCAGTTTGTCAACCTGCAGAAAATGATGCAGCGTATGATTGAa aacAAGACTGCACCGAAGAAAGAATGGCATGGCTACATGAAAAACCAGAGAAAATga
- the LOC107224985 gene encoding uncharacterized protein LOC107224985 isoform X1, with translation MKIQRYGDPFDMEIMPCSRPVISSVVSKTPQRDEAFECYLKEDDSAMKLKNKLKEKEAARKAGQEVLMDLVLQHKRMKNEMESAKLELRKQQNIRHLTDNEVYDDEGRVLIPEIEQRLFNVVTNLEKNLSNIKCQVMQAEEELRQLVEDELDASFELECAFQTFCQKTYNQVVPKLEEDKSKDEATALEPIDATEQMRLQFVNLQKMMQRMIEVIFSNLHCYNSVEQRIFSNSD, from the exons ATGAAGATTCAGAGATATGGGGATCCATTTGATATGGAGATTATGCCTTGTTCCAGGCCAGTGATATCATCAGTAGTTTCAAAA ACGCCGCAGAGAGATGAGGCATTCGAATGCTATCTCAAGGAAGATGACAGTGCAATGAAACTGAAGAATAAACTGAAGGAGAAGGAGGCGGCCAGAAAGGCTGGCCAAGAAGTACTGATGGACTTGGTTTTACAGCacaagcgaatgaaaaatgagatgGAAAGTGCGAAATTAGAGCTTCGTAAGCAGCAAAACATTCGGCACCTGACAGACAACGAAGTTTACGACGACGAAGGCAGAGTGCTTATTCCAGAGATAGAGCAACGTTTGTTCAATGTCGTGAcaaatctggaaaaaaatttgagcaaTATCAAATGTCAGGTTATGCAAGCCGAAGAGGAGTTACGGCAATTAGTCGAGGACGAACTTGATGCTAGTTTTGAGCTCGAGTGTGCGTTTCAAACCTTTTGTCAAAAGACTTATAACCAGGTAGTACCAAAATTAGAAGAAGATAAATCGAAAGACGAAGCTACTGCGCTGGAACCGATCGATGCTACCGAGCAAATGAGATTGCAGTTTGTCAACCTGCAGAAAATGATGCAGCGTATGATTGAagtaatcttttcaaatttgcattGTTACAATTCCGTAGAACAgcgaatattttcgaattctGATTAA
- the LOC107224989 gene encoding retinol-binding protein pinta isoform X1: MSNESDDYWSLTDAEREYAALNLNEHEHDREKNISEMRQWILENKDLHTRTDDFYILRFLRGCKFDMKKAKTKFRNYHELRATVPEWFANRDPLLPELQEMFQMGVFLPLRKFDHEGRLVVIIRASVHDPSKHKQSNVFKAGKMILELASRYSKEVSLYGVFAIFDLDAVTLGHALQLPPAVIKRAVHSWQSCYPMRTNSMEFINAPVYVNFVLNVFRKFMTPKMKSRVHVHTRGLKNLHKKISPNILPLEYGGTDGTVKELTEYWKTRVENDREWFIEDEKYKMISTDNNSIKPS, translated from the exons ATGTCTAACGAATCGGACGATTATTGGAGCTTGACCGATGCTGAGCGGGAATACGCTGCCTTGAATTTAAATGAGCATGAGCACGatcgggaaaaaaatatctcggaAATGAGGCAGTGGATATTAGAAAATAAAGACTTGCATACTCGCACTG ATGACTTTTACATTCTGCGTTTCCTGAGGGGCTGCAAATTCGACATGAAGAAGGCGAAAACGAAGTTTCGGAATTATCACGAGCTGAGAGCAACGGTTCCCGAATGGTTTGCCAACAGAGACCCGTTGCTGCCTGAGCTTCAAGAAATGTTCCAGATGGG GGTATTTTTACCGTTGAGAAAATTCGATCACGAAGGAAGATTAGTCGTTATAATTCGAGCGTCGGTGCACGATCCCAGTAAGCACAAACAGTCAAACGTGTTCAAG GCTGGCAAGATGATTCTTGAACTCGCATCGAGATACAGCAAAGAGGTTTCGCTCTACGGTGTATTCGCGATATTTGACCTTGATGCAGTGACGCTAGGACACGCTCTGCAATTACCGCCAGCAGTGATCAAGCGAGCGGTTCATTCGTGGCAAAGTTGTTATCCGATGCGAACAAACTCCATGGAATTTATCAACGCTCCAGTTTACGTCAACTTCGTACTGAATGTATTCAGGAAATTTATGACCCCAAAAATGAAGTCTAGAGTTCACGTTCATACTCGCGGTTTGAAAAATctgcataaaaaaatatcaccgaACATATTACCGTTGGAATACGGCGGCACGGATGGCACTGTTAAAGAATTGACTG aatacTGGAAGACCAGGGTCGAGAATGATCGCGAATGGTTTATCGAAGACGAGAAGTACAAAATGATTTCCACCGATAACAATTCAATCAAACCGTCCTAA
- the LOC107224989 gene encoding retinol-binding protein pinta isoform X2, which translates to MKKAKTKFRNYHELRATVPEWFANRDPLLPELQEMFQMGVFLPLRKFDHEGRLVVIIRASVHDPSKHKQSNVFKAGKMILELASRYSKEVSLYGVFAIFDLDAVTLGHALQLPPAVIKRAVHSWQSCYPMRTNSMEFINAPVYVNFVLNVFRKFMTPKMKSRVHVHTRGLKNLHKKISPNILPLEYGGTDGTVKELTEYWKTRVENDREWFIEDEKYKMISTDNNSIKPS; encoded by the exons ATGAAGAAGGCGAAAACGAAGTTTCGGAATTATCACGAGCTGAGAGCAACGGTTCCCGAATGGTTTGCCAACAGAGACCCGTTGCTGCCTGAGCTTCAAGAAATGTTCCAGATGGG GGTATTTTTACCGTTGAGAAAATTCGATCACGAAGGAAGATTAGTCGTTATAATTCGAGCGTCGGTGCACGATCCCAGTAAGCACAAACAGTCAAACGTGTTCAAG GCTGGCAAGATGATTCTTGAACTCGCATCGAGATACAGCAAAGAGGTTTCGCTCTACGGTGTATTCGCGATATTTGACCTTGATGCAGTGACGCTAGGACACGCTCTGCAATTACCGCCAGCAGTGATCAAGCGAGCGGTTCATTCGTGGCAAAGTTGTTATCCGATGCGAACAAACTCCATGGAATTTATCAACGCTCCAGTTTACGTCAACTTCGTACTGAATGTATTCAGGAAATTTATGACCCCAAAAATGAAGTCTAGAGTTCACGTTCATACTCGCGGTTTGAAAAATctgcataaaaaaatatcaccgaACATATTACCGTTGGAATACGGCGGCACGGATGGCACTGTTAAAGAATTGACTG aatacTGGAAGACCAGGGTCGAGAATGATCGCGAATGGTTTATCGAAGACGAGAAGTACAAAATGATTTCCACCGATAACAATTCAATCAAACCGTCCTAA